Genomic segment of Trichoderma breve strain T069 chromosome 7 map unlocalized scaffold00007, whole genome shotgun sequence:
GTGGCTATTTCTCATCTACGGGGTCATTTCCGTTTGTTTTGGCTTCTTCGTAGCCTGGTACATGCCTGATTCACCTATGAGAGCCAAATGTTTCAGCGAAGAAGACAAACGACTTATGGTTGAGAGAGTCCGTGATAACCAAACGGGTATCCAAAATCGACAATGGAAGAAAAGTCAATTCATCGAAGCACTGAAAGACCCTCAGATCTGGGGCTACTGCTTAATCCAGCTCTGCACCACTCTACCCACCTCCGGACTTGGTGCATTCCAGGGCATCATTATTTCGAGCATGGGATTTACAGTTCTCCAGACTCAACTGCTGGCGATGGTCCTTGGATTCTATATCATCATTGTGCTATTGGGCTCGACCTGGCTGGCTAAGCGAACAAACCAAAATCTCTACATAATGACTGGTTTTATTATCCCGTGAGTGTCCCTTGCCAATTTATAATCTCTGGCAACGTCAAACTAATAACTTTGATTCAAATTAGCTCTTTTATTGGAACCATTTGCCTTATGACTGTCCCGATCGTTACGCGAAGTCAAAAAATTGGTCTTGTTGTCTGTTATAATATTACCATGTCGTTCTGGGCAGCTCAAACACTAGCACTGTCTTTACTGTCACGAAATGTAGCTGGACAAACGAAAAAGAGCGCTGCAGTAGCACTCAATTTCATCTTCTGGGCAACAGGTAACGCAATTGGTGAGTGCTCAATACACTGAAGTTTAGTGGCTTGTAAGTTGCTAATGCCAAAAAAAGGCCCTCaagtcttcctcttctgggATGCACCACGATACTTCATCGCATTTGCCACCCATTTAGGATGCTATAGCTTGCTTGTTATAGTTCTTCTAGGCTTGCGCTTCTACCTCTCATGGGAGAATAAAAAGCGAGATAACCTAGCGGCTGCCGGAGTGCGCGAGGCGCGTGATGACCGGATGGTGCACGCATGGGAAGATTTGACAGATAAAGAGAACCCAAACTTCCGCTATGTCTTTTAAGAGACCTTTATATCAGTAGCAGGATTTCAACGTGGATCTAATATCTGCATAACGATTATTCATGTATTTGATGCTTTATGAGAAAGTCTATGCCGTTCAATGACGCATTTGTGAAGAGTATAATAGTAATTGAAAGCTCACATCGTTTTCTAATTTGGTGAAACAATACGAAATAATTAATTGACCACCCACAGTCAAATAATGCCCCTCCGCTAAGGTCTTTCCAAAGATACGACCAGCATGGCCAAAACATGTCAAAGAAGCTCATCGTAGAGTCTTCTATATTGGCCTAGCTGTGTCTATATTCACGCTGCCACGCAGAGAACATTCTTCACTTAATAGATACATGGTATATAATCCTACTTCTCTATTACGGCAAAATAATGGGTGTCTATTAAGCTAATCGCTGCTGTATTACCCCCACCGACTTGCGACAACGCGACATCGCCTCTTAATGGCCCGGAGTGAGGTTTTGTCAATCTCGCTTGGGCAGCGATGTAATCCCTGCAAAGAAGGACAGACTAGGTACCCTGGAAGTATTGTTGCTAGCGATTAAGAGTCGTGGCACAGCTTTTAATGTTGCcagacgaagacgaaaaTGGTGAAAATTGTAATGGCATTTAAACAATATTCCTAATATATCAACTTGGTTACATATTTGACATAGTCAGGCACAGATGTAAATAAATGCGTATTTATTTTGCAAGCGTTGCTACTCAGAGCACAACGTTGAGGAGATTCTAGCTGTTTCCAAGACACCATTGACGCTTGCATTCCGCTCTTAAAAAGCACAAACGACCTCTCAAGTTCAAGACTCCAATCAACCGAATTGACGAGAGACTTCTGTGAATGCCACTGAGTGAAATCAGTTCGGTACATTTGCAGCTATGTTTGTCATACGTACATTGAAGAGCAGCTGCAATCACAAGAGGCTGTTAGATGATTGTAGTGCGCTACGAGCAGTTCGTGTTCATTGGTTGAGCAGGTGTGCAAGGGTTGATGCCATTCACATCCTGGTTGTAATTTGTGCAAGAGTATTGGATATAAATGGTCTGCACAGATCCGAAGCCTAGGCAAGATGCGGTAACCTGACCACTGGGTGCGTTGTTGGATGTACATCTGCCTAACTCAGTGCCGTCACCATTGTTTTTGTAGTAGACGAAGTCGTTCCCGCTCTTATAGAAGTTGATATCAACTCCGCATGCATAAGCTCCAAAAGAGTTGTCCAGAATCGGATATCCGCTAAGGCTTGAGGACTTTTCCCACTGACAGCAACCCGGAGATTCAGAACCATCAGATATGAATATGAGGTCTTGAGTTTCAGAAACGCCGCCTGCATGGTCGATTACGGTGTATGACTCTGCAATAGCAAAGTTGTAGCCATTGGCGACCCTGAGGAGTCCTGCCAGGCCAAAGAtaaaagagagcaaaggtGCTGGAGCCATATTGGAAGAGAATAAAAAGGATGAAGTTTGGCAAAAATAGAGCGTTGAGTCAGAATCCAGGTAGGAATTGCGCCAGTTGAGTCTCTTTTTCTATGAGATTATTCAAGTTTTACTTCTTTTCTGTATCAAAGACATGAAATCGAGTTGTTTATATAAATCTGAAGCCGATATTTCTCGTTGCTCGCCTCAGCATTACATCACTTCCCAAAACTCTCTTGACGCTTATACCCACCTTCCTATTCAAATCACTTGTGCTTCACCCATACCATTATTTTGTAATGTTGTATAATAGGCTGATTGACAATAAGCACTAGCATGCCGATTTATCCTCGAGAGGTTGCAAGGTCTTTCGTAACTGAGTTTACAACTCTCTTTGTATTTAACAACTAATTCACAGTGCTGAACTAAGGAACACTTTCCTTTCCCAGATATTTTTAAGCTTAAAGTATAACTATGATTTTGCCTTTATACAACTAGTAACTCGTTGGACACAATTTCATGCGAAATTGTCATTTCCTACTTTTGGTTCCAATTCCATGAAATTTGGTTTACTCATACAACGATGATACAAGGGTATCCAAAGTAAACGGAGATAATCTAAAATCCTTGATAAGGAATTACGAAATATCTCCTCATTTAGTTCCATCGCTCCGTTTATATTGTGTGGTTATAGCTAACCAAAGTCTTGGCAAAGCTGTAGAGACAAATCATCCGGCAGAAATGTCAGCCGACAACGTTCAAGAGGCTTGGCATATGGAGACATGCAAATTTGCGTCCACAATTTTCTTGCGCAAGCATaagcagaaaaagagagaaagagtaATCGAATGATAAGAATATCCAATAAGGTGACAAAGAGGACAAACACGTCCCAAGTACACGATATCATGGATTGTCATTGGCGCGGTTGTAGTGcgtaaatattaaaatattacaaAATGTTTGCAAcccttgatgaagaaattaCGTCAAATGGGTACAATTATCATGTAAGTCTGCAAGAACCAATATTTCACAGCCAAATTTAGAGACCGCTGGAACTATGTTTCCTAGGACTTCACAATTTTCACTAAGACGGTATGGAGCAAGGACTATGTTGTTCTCCCCACGCTTGCGCCCTACATTTACATATCCCAAAGCGGGAGTTGTCAGCGTATGGACTTCCATTTGCGGTCCCTACCAGAAGATATAAATATGAGAACATTGCGTTGTAGGAGCTTGAATCTAAAGCGACAAAATACGTTCTACAGACAATCTACCGTTCAATCATTGCCTTAGAAAGCGGTCTTGGCCCCCGGATACCGAAACTGGGCACGCAGACTAATAGAATTTATTGGTAGGCTTGTAGTCTCCAAAAACTTGGTTTATTTCAAACATTACGGATTATGACATCTGTGTGCGTAGTATAGCAGACGGTATGTCGTTCCAAATGAGATATAGTAAGTATCTATGGATCCAGTGTGACGACAACAGCTTCTGTCGATGGAATTGTCAATTTGGCCATGCCTTTCGAAATGTGTAACACTTCGTTGTGAGGTCGACCTGACTGCGCGAGCCGCCCATGGGTATAGTTCCAGCTAAGTCCACCCCAAGTAATGTCTGAGTCTGCACTGGCTCCTGCTCCGACAAGTCTCTGTACTTTGGCGGCTTTTACTCCGGAGGGAAACTTGAGTGTAACACTTTGGTTTGGACGAGGATATCGAGTTGTAGAATTCCATTCGTCAAGGTTGATGAGCACGTATTTGTTCAACTTTCTTGATTCGTAGACACCATACGCGGAGAACTTCCAAAGCTCAGGGCCAAGGTCAATGGGCAAGATTTGAACATGAGGGTTGTGACCAATTACGTCTGCCACAACAATTTGACCATAGACGGGTGCCCTGACGTAGGGTTGCATATTGCCAGTGGGCACAGGAACCCAGCCCGTATATCCGAACGTAGTTCCCTGGATAAGATTAAAACGAGTGATGTTCTACTTGTTTTATCAACATCCAATACTCAAATTTTAAGAGGAATGGGTTTAACGTACCAGAGACATTCCGTACATGAGATAGTCAATCAGCCACAGTGAGCTGCCGAACACTCCCTCTACTTGATTCAT
This window contains:
- a CDS encoding major facilitator superfamily domain-containing protein, whose product is MAPPKSDPSVDEIENNIATVLSNEIEKDHTDYGRVDKELAQYITDARITISPEKNDELRRKIDRRILAVMISTYFLQAIDKGTMSFASIMGIKTDTHLSGQDYNWLTTCVFITILIVEYPQNYIIARVPIAKYLGFNIVAWGAVLACTAACTNFTGLLVVRTLLGLFESVCQPTFVVLSAMWYRREEQAARVAYWYMMNGAQQIVGGLLAYCFSLIQSGPLKSWKWLFLIYGVISVCFGFFVAWYMPDSPMRAKCFSEEDKRLMVERVRDNQTGIQNRQWKKSQFIEALKDPQIWGYCLIQLCTTLPTSGLGAFQGIIISSMGFTVLQTQLLAMVLGFYIIIVLLGSTWLAKRTNQNLYIMTGFIIPSFIGTICLMTVPIVTRSQKIGLVVCYNITMSFWAAQTLALSLLSRNVAGQTKKSAAVALNFIFWATGNAIGPQVFLFWDAPRYFIAFATHLGCYSLLVIVLLGLRFYLSWENKKRDNLAAAGVREARDDRMVHAWEDLTDKENPNFRYVF